CCAAAAATGAAAGAGTCAAGGTTAGTGAATCGAGTTCTTTTTGGTCCAAAATAAAAGTTAGTGTTTTGAATAAACGATTTCGAGCGAATTGTTTAGTTTGCACTGATTGAAAACTTAACATATTTCTAAAGTAAAAGTTCATGCTTGAATactcatttcttttcattttggattAGCTGAGCCAATAGAATGAATTAAAAGAGTTCGACATTATGAACTTTATATCGCACACATAACTTGCATGCGCTTTAGAAGGTTGCCTAAGAGAGTATGAATAAATagaatacataaaaataaaataacaaaaaattaaagggaTTGAATTCTATTTGTATTGTTTCTGTCTTTGGATCGTTTAGAAGTGAGGATACTTTCATGTTGTGTGTATTTTATtatatgcatttctttttttttttcttttttttttttttttttttttgtttcgatttgGCTTGGAAGTACTACGACTGAAAACACTTTTGTGCCATTTAAATGAActataaaaatatttcctaaatTCAATATTCCACGATGTTTTTTCGTtccataataaaataataatcctCTGTGAATTTGCTTTTCAATCTCTTATTTATGTTCTTCAATATCTCTGATTTCCATAGCTTCGGTAGCCAAATCCACACATATGGGAATTTGTGGTCATTGTGGCATCATTATTGTTGGTAAATAACGGTGCCATCATATTAGCAGGACTTATTTTTAGTTGGAGTAGGATTCCTAGCTTGAGTAGATTTCCTATTTTCGATCCAAATCTTTTCTATATAGgaaatgaattttcttcataaattacatccaaaaaaattccttcCATGACAATTTATTGTACAGCTCGTGAATTTCATCATTAGAATTTGAAACCGTGAAAATCTTGtgataaaattttatgtaactcatatgtgaaattgatttgcaaaagattgtgaaatgtttaattattgcatataattaaGAGTCAGGAGGAAACATTGTGAGTGTTTTAGTAACTCAAGTGTCCTTGTAATATTTGCGATATCGCTAAATTTACAGAAAAATATTGTTCTCTCCTCGTAAGATAAGTTTCACTGACCGATCCACGTAAATCTAATATCCGATTggattcctttttctttttttattgcttgATCACATATCTTTGGCTATAGACCCATTGCCTCATCAAGCAAGCTATCTCAAAGCTCAAcggaaaaattgcaaattagtCAAAGATCTATTgtgtaaaattcaattaagtcctaaaataaACTAAGAAATGTAGTTGCACTAACAATTTCAACTTCATATGTCCAAATCTAGTATAGGTATGGGTCAATTATGTGCAATATTAAATTTAGTTCCCTTTCATGAGAATCCATGATGCTCCAATGGCCACTCTTCCCATATGGGAAGGAGAatgtgaggggttcaaatctctTAAAGGGGGCTACGGATGAAAACAATTAGTTTCAAGTATAGAGTTTGACTCTTACGCTTTATAACAAAGtaaggcaaaagtctgagagtaagtCGAAAAGTAGAGTAGAAcggacaaaaaaagaatatctaTAGTCATATAGAGAAGATACTCTTTTCATAATATGTGtagaaaataagataattacAGTAGTTTTGTCATGCCAAGCTAGAACACTACAAAGAAGCTTTGTCAACGCTGTGGGATAGTAAagaaggtgaggggttcaaaactCTTAAAGGGGGCTACGGATGAAAAATTTAGTTCAAGTATGGAGTTTGACTCCCACGCTATATAAAGAGGTAAGAAAAAAGTATGAGAGTAAGTTAAAAGATAGAGTAGaacagacaaaagaaaaaaagaatatctaTAGTCATATAGAGAAAATACTCTTTTCATAATATGTGtagaaaataagataattacAATGGTTTTGTCATGCCAAGCGAGACTGCTACAAAGAAGCTTTGTCAACGGTGTGGGACAAGTAAAGAAATCATTATTCAAAACCCTACTGATTCATGCACTAATTTCGTCATATATGGATGCATAAAAGGAATATAAAGGATTATGTTTATTTtgcagagaaaataaataagttagaaaatatttccttatAAACGATTGCTTGTATTGCTTAAAATGCTTGGTCAATAAAAAGAAGTTTCTTTGAGTATagtttatgtcaaaaaaattttacggatgaagaaaatacttttcctcaattcatttttataagtgataaaagctattttttttaggaatatattttccaaaattttcatttttgtgaaataaatgaagcttATAGAATACCCAAAGAAAGggtgcaattattttttttaaaatgttttccaaattatttaatctttgcaaaacaaataaagcGTTAATTTCTACAGAAAACATCCCAAAAAAGGGtgcaaaaaggggaaaacaagAAAGCAGCTATTTTCCCCTTCAAAGCACTCATTCGACCATTTTAGCGGTCAATATCATCTAATAATGACTATACATCGGAATATAAGAATCAAGTGCCCCTTTTATGCGGGATTCTTCGATGCAAATATATATGGTATGCCTAATTGGGACCAAAAAGACAAACAAGAGAAAGCGAATAAATACCTACcttgtttttctaaattatggtcgattaaataaataaaattcggGAATTATCTATAGTAGCCCCCCAACCTAACTCACGATCCAGGTCATCAGCAAAGAGTGTGGGCCCATCTTGCACAGCAAGCCTGGTTGTACCGATGGAAACGACACGTGTTGGCATTAGGAGCATTCATCTCATCCTCGTCTCCGTGACGTAACTAGTACGGATCAGTCGAACGACGAACGAGAACAAGAGTTAGAGGGACGCAAGGAAGGGCTCGTAATTATTGCCAGCCACTCGCTCACCTTCAAAAAgtcaatttgcttttctttattattatcatttttcaaaacaccggtgggaattttaaaaatatcaaaatattaaaaacatttctcaaaaaacCTCAATCTATGCTCATTATAACATAAATacctataattttttattattatgtcagaaaaagaattcaaatttaTATGCGTGTAACATAATTTGGGTATTTGTATCATAATAGGTAAATTTAGGGTCACTTGACTGCTCATTTGTTTCCATGTGCTCCACGTAGAAGACATGCCGGCAAGGGATATAACCATCACCTTTGCTTGAGTTAAAGGTCAAGTCACTAACTCCAAAAGCTatgtgcccaaaaaaaaaaaaaaacaaacaattgcATTCACTAGTCAACTCTTGTTTAAACCGCTAAAAGACGggaaaacaaggaaaataataaaCTCTTTATGAAAGGATTGTAGCTTTCAAATTGCTACTGTGGCTACTTCGAGGATGCCAAGCCCTATAAATCCAGCAGAGAACCCCAAGAAAAGAATATGAGAAAACATTTAGAAGAGGTACTTAGAAAGAGAGACAAATTGATCATGGACTTTATTTCAACACTAAAGCTTCCCCTAATAGATCTGTCTGAATTAGATGGCTCAAAGCCAGGGACAGGTCGATGGGACTCCTTGCAAAGTCAAGTCCAATAAGCCCTTGAAGAATTCGGTTGCTTCGAAGCGTTGACTAATAGGGTGACCGTAGAGCTTCACAATGATGCATTCCAAGAATTGGAGGCATTGCTTGAGCTCCCGATTGATGTGAAGCACTGGTTCAATGATTAAATGCATATTGATATAATGAAATTGATGCTAGCTTGTGATGAGACAAACCATCATCGTAGTGAGcctttaccttttttttaaaaaaaatttggcctGTAGGGATGGAGCAATGGGAGATTACGCGGCCCTTGTCACCGTGTGATGATGAGCGGGCACGAGGCAAGATATTGCATAAGATTCTTCTCTGTCGTTCAAGGCACGATGCAGTGTCCTGATGAGCTTGTGGATGACCAACACCCTTTACTTTTTAAGCcctttaaaatatattaaaaaatttctcaaaaaaccTCAATCTATGCTCATTATAACATAAATacctataaatttttttattatgccacaaaaacattaaaatttatACACACGTAACATAATTCGGGTATTTGTATCATAATGggtaaatttagggtttttaataacataaaaaaaaaaaaaaatcagggtCACTTGATTGCTCATTTGTTTCCATGTATTCCACGTAGAAGACATGCCAGCAAGGAAGATAACCAGCACCTTTTGCATTCACTAGTCAACTCTTGTTTAAACCACTAAAAGAGGggaaaacaaggaaaataatGGACCCTTCATGGAAATATTGTAGCATTCGAATTGCTACCGTGCTACTGCGAGGATGCCAAGCCCTATAAATCCAGTAGAGAACCCCAAGAAAAGAATAGGAGAAGACGTTTAGAAAAAGTACTcggaaagaaagataaattgaTCATGGACACTATTTCAACACTGAAGCTTCCCCTAATAGATCTATCCAAATTAGATGGCTCAAAGCGAGGGACAGGTCGATGGGACTCCCTGCAAAGTCAAGTCCAAGAAGCCCTTGAAGAATTCGGTTTCTTCAAAGTCTTGACTGATAGGATGACCTTGGAGCTTCACAATGATGCGTTTCAAGAATTAGAGGCATTGCTCAAGTTCCCGACTGATGTGAAGCGCTGGTTCAATGTCCCAAATAAGCCGCATGACAGTTACCTTGGGAATCTTCCTTATTCACCTCTCTACAAGGTATTTGGAATGAACTACACCCCCAACTCGGGCTCTATCGAAGGATTTGCATATCTCATGTGGCCAGAGGGAAACACAAGATTTTggtaatcctttttcttttcttttttgttactggtaattatattatttgttcCAATTAAGGAAGTGTTAAGAGACATGTTTATCAAATGGATCACcaatgatgtgaatttcatttCCATTTACTTCGatgcaagaagaaaatgtaaaatgaatCATCTGTGAAGATGCCAATCCACAACCTTATCTACAGAAATTGTGGTTTCATTGTGTGCCCTTTTTCATGAATATGCAACGAGACAATGAAAACATATGTGACGAGGGTTTTGGAGTTGGATTCACTAGTGAAGAAGCTAGTTTTGGGAAGCTTGGGCGTAGAAAAGTACCTGGAATCTCTAGCCAAGTCGGTTAGATACCATTTTCGTCTCATGAGATATGCTACTCCTAGGACCAAGGAGTCCAAGAAGCGTGGGGTTGGGTGCCATCACGACCCAAACTTCGTGACCATACTTCACCAGAACTATGTGAACGGATTGGAAGTGCAAACTAAGGACAGATGTTGGTTCGAGGTCGCCCCTTCCTCAGCTGCCTCTTTCATTGTCTTCACTGAGGAGTCATTCTATGTGAGTCTCCCCCCACCCACTCCCTCTTTattgaatttgcttcaaaaaGTAGGTGACATGCTATAAGAGCATCAAACAAGAATTCGGGAACCCGACTTTACATATCAATCGTAAATTATTGTTTATATTTCTATTATTGATCACCACGTCCGGCAATAGCTAGAATTATGACATTAGAGCTGATTTCTTTGTGCATTCTTATAGACCGGTTCACATGTGAACCCTAGATTCGTGTACGGTTGAATGTGTATTGTTACAACAAAATCGATGCTAGCTTGTAATGAGACAAACCATCATCATTTTGAgcctctccctttttttcattttttgcgtGTAGGGATGGAGCAATGGGAGATTACACAGCCCTTGTCACCGTGTAATGATGAGCGAGCACGAGGCAAGATATTGCATAGGAGTATTCTCTTCCGTTCATGAGACGATCCAATGTCCTGATGAGCTTGTGGACGACCATCACCCTTTGCTTTTCAAGCCCTTTGATGTTGCCGGTCTCTCCCGCATCTACAAGACCAAAGAGGGTGAAAGTGGAGCTTTGGCGATCGATACTTATTACAGAATTTGAAGTCGAGATGCTTTGAACCATCGAGTGTCCTCTAGCCCCACCAATCCATTGCGAGTGAAATCTTAAGGCATACATTTTACCGTCGttaataattaattgagtgCGTGTTGCTCAGTATTTGGGAAAGTTATCAAGTTTCCCTTTCTATCCTCTTTGGAGCTTGTTTAGGTTATAACATCTGAGCCAATTGCAGATCCTCGAAGCTATGTGTGCTTCAGgctgttgatgatgagattaCTTTTGGCAAGCAAGTATtgtaaaagaaaacaacaaagaaatgggtgttgatgaagaaattttctttcttttctctcttctaagCAAAGAACTCTTTAATTATTTCCTACAAGTAGCAAAAAGCATTCTactactttaaaaaatttcaaagaaaaagtgGTTCTTGTGTAAATGAAATAAGTTGGCTCACGTTAGATGTACTATTATATAGGAGCAAAAAAACGTCTCCATAAACACTAGTCTTTCATCTCTATAAATCATGGAGATCTGATGCTTTAGTGAAGTGCTTGGAccttgttgaaaatatatctcGAGTTAATCTCATAAAGGGTGCCTTATCTTGGTAGATTTCTAGTTGGGAAATGAGAAGGGAATGGCTCGGTTACTCTCCGGATTGTGACGGGGCACTCTCCACCTGGAGTTTTTCCCTTAGTACTGGTTAACTAGTGTATCTTTtgtaggaaaatatattttgaatttaacgCTCCCATGTTGTTGCTAAACTTTTCCATTTTATGGGACTTCTAAAGAGGCAAAGATCCAATGTGAAAGAGAACATAGATggtgtaaaaagaaaaaaactacatAATAACTAGAGGGAAGAAAAGACACAATAAAGGCGCCAATCATAAtcattttggttagaaattgattattggaagaaaaatagattttctatttctaattctGCAtaagtttttgagcaaaaatttgTGTTTGATAACGATGCAAagtttctattcttgaaatagaattatgatcaataacgacacaaaattccTCCTACCCAGTGGGCGGCAGATAGCGGTCGTGATAGCAATTGGCGGAAGGCAGCCGGCAACCGATGGTGGATGATGGCAACAACGGGTAGGTGGCCGATTAATAGAGAGGGCAAGTGATAACAAGAGTTTTTatatctcatttctattccaaacttatgtctgaactaaaaatttgttctagaaatagaaaaacgaaaTTGTGTCACcaaatagatttatgttctaaaatagaaaaattgttctgAAATAGGAATAAAATGATTGCTATGCGCGCCTTAAGTAATCATAAGGTGCAtatctcaatttttcaaaaggatGAGATTTTCATACATGGAAACTAGTACAAAAACTTGTCCATTTCAATGAGAAAGAGTAATGAGtagccaaaaatgaaaaagtcaaGGTTAGTGAACCAGGTTCTTTTTGGCCCAAAACGAAAGTTAGTGTTTCGAATCAATGATTTCGAGTGAATTGTTTAGTTTGCACTGATGGAAAACTTAACATATTTCTAAAGTAAAAGTTCATGCTTGAATACTCATTTCTTTACATTTTGGATGAGCTAAGCCAATACAATGAATTAAAAGAGTTCCACGTTATGAACTTTATATTGCACACATAACTTACATGCGCTTTAGAAGGTTGCCGAAGAGAGTATGGATAAATagaatatggaaaaagaaaataacaaaaattaaaggGATTGAATTCTATTTGTATTGTTTCTATCTTTGGATCGTTTTAGAAGTGAGGATACTTTCATGTTGCGTATTTTATTACATGCattttttacttctttcttcttcttcttcttttttggatttggcttgGACGTACTACAACTGAAAACACTTTTGTGCCATTTAAAAGATTTCCTAAATTCAATATTCCACAATGGTTTTCATtccataataaaataataatcctTTGTGGATTTGCTTTTCAATATCTCTTAGTTATTGGTCT
This genomic stretch from Eucalyptus grandis isolate ANBG69807.140 chromosome 3, ASM1654582v1, whole genome shotgun sequence harbors:
- the LOC104439095 gene encoding probable 2-oxoglutarate-dependent dioxygenase AOP1.2, which encodes MDTISTLKLPLIDLSKLDGSKRGTGRWDSLQSQVQEALEEFGFFKVLTDRMTLELHNDAFQELEALLKFPTDVKRWFNVPNKPHDSYLGNLPYSPLYKTMKTYVTRVLELDSLVKKLVLGSLGVEKYLESLAKSVRYHFRLMRYATPRTKESKKRGVGCHHDPNFVTILHQNYVNGLEVQTKDRCWFEVAPSSAASFIVFTEESFYGWSNGRLHSPCHRVMMSEHEARYCIGVFSSVHETIQCPDELVDDHHPLLFKPFDVAGLSRIYKTKEGESGALAIDTYYRI